In the genome of Dermatobacter hominis, the window TTGTTACCGAGCTCTTCAAGTATCTCCGGTACCGGTATGAGGAAACCGAACGAGTGTTGGTGCACCACACCAAGCTCGGCGCAGACGCGATGATCGGGAAGCTCCTCGCAATGTGGAGCGATGAACTGCTGATCGCGGAACTGCGGGAGGCGGGCGTAGTCAAGGATCGTGACCTCGAACGTGACATCGACGCCGTCACAGACAGCGTTCAGGACTCCGAAGTGATCGATGCCGCTCGGGCCCGAGTAGCCGGACGCCTAGAGGATCTGTTTCTTGAGCGGGGCGACGACGGCGTGCTGGAGCACATCGCCTCCGAATACAAGGATCCAGCCAATAGCCGGCAGGAGGCGATCCGAGACTTGACCGTCAGCGTCCTGGATCGCAGCATCTTCAAGCTGATTGGCAAGGCCCCTCAGACGGCTGGTCTCGATCGTGAGAAGTTCTTCAATACCTTTGGAAACCCGGCCAAGAAGCGCGAGATCGAGCGACGCGTTGCCCGGTTCGCTGGACTGACTGAGGGTTGGCACCTCCTGCTCTGGATTCCGCACCCGAAGATGCGCCTCAAGCCAGCCGATGTTCTGGTCACATCTGACGGACGAACGATTCAGCCACTCCGCCTTCACGACCGTCATGGCCTACAGGGCGAAGCGATTAGTGAGAGCCATCGAGAGCTCTGGGCTGTTAGCGTGTACGCCTCGTCATCCGTCGCCGCGGATCCTGAGCTTTGTTCGGCGATTCTTGCCGAACTCAGCAAAGAGATGGGCGGCCTTCGGTGGGAGGGCCAGGCGGCGCAGCACGAGGATGCGGAAGCGTCCATCGGAGCATCGATCGGTACGAGTCACAGACTTCCCCAGGATGAGGAGCGACATATTGTTGATTCGCTGCGACAGCGGCGGGTAGCGGCTCTGACCCGGCGTGGAGAGGCGCCCACTGAATCGGAATCCTCTGGCGATCGGACGTACGCAAACCTGCGCGAGCAGGCATTGGCGATCGCCGAGGCTGCGTCCGCAGATCACTTCGCCCTTGGTGCTGTGAATCCTGAGGTCGACGAGGCTCCCGACGAGTCACCTTCTCTGTTCCCCAGCGAGGGAGCGGGGGAGTAGACACGATGTGACTTGGCCCGCGGTGACGCTACGGGAGGTCGACATCGAC includes:
- a CDS encoding HD domain-containing protein, yielding MTVWGLTAELRAQRPWGLDEAMLAPGKVVTDPIHHDIHLSRLEVALLNSKPLQRLRRVRQLGTSNLVYPGATHSRLSHSLGALHVSQRILDVVEAQRSGPHPTRDLFEEWAASGDRDFPYEKRLAESIVLGRLGGLLHDLCHIPFGHTLEDDLELLAPHDENEERFDRLWSQFPEDIRAPIDAGGLLDALKPLILSKADPFSDDTYEELPPFSDRPPELRYPFVRDVVGNTICADLIDYLQRDHYMTGLPASLGHRFLDGFYVAPSGSWSAERMVMRIARGDRERADIVTELFKYLRYRYEETERVLVHHTKLGADAMIGKLLAMWSDELLIAELREAGVVKDRDLERDIDAVTDSVQDSEVIDAARARVAGRLEDLFLERGDDGVLEHIASEYKDPANSRQEAIRDLTVSVLDRSIFKLIGKAPQTAGLDREKFFNTFGNPAKKREIERRVARFAGLTEGWHLLLWIPHPKMRLKPADVLVTSDGRTIQPLRLHDRHGLQGEAISESHRELWAVSVYASSSVAADPELCSAILAELSKEMGGLRWEGQAAQHEDAEASIGASIGTSHRLPQDEERHIVDSLRQRRVAALTRRGEAPTESESSGDRTYANLREQALAIAEAASADHFALGAVNPEVDEAPDESPSLFPSEGAGE